In Xenopus laevis strain J_2021 chromosome 2S, Xenopus_laevis_v10.1, whole genome shotgun sequence, a genomic segment contains:
- the LOC121400374 gene encoding olfactory receptor 56A4-like, producing the protein MSLQCTDKAGIQYSEALWVALSHRGDRIKQNMENVFNTSTSFILLGIEEMEHYKYLYCGFALVTYLLILLFSSLIISVVLLEESLHEPMYTLIANLMLNGIFGASCFLPKLILDLFLSSKVISRAACFIQSFSVTLFALCEISTFTIMAYDTYLAVCHPLRYPTLMTNKTALKLIAGFLIFNITCLLISNLLSARLPLCGSHINNYICDNLSIFILSCVDNSINKLYSATVFAIDISATVLVIAYSYVRILHICFKISKSASKKAIHTLVTHFSNFSIFLVGFLFLFIRYTLKNINLPLIFHVLLSITGSTIPLLFNPLIYGIRTKALKIKVISHFQKIIREI; encoded by the coding sequence ATGAGTCTGCAATGCACTGATAAAGCAGGAATCCAATATAGTGAAGCTCTTTGGGTTGCACTGAGCCACAGAGGGGACAGGATCAAACAAAACATGGAGAATGTGTTCAACACCAGCACCAGTTTTATCCTCCTTGGCATTGAGGAGATGGAACATTATAAATATCTGTACTGTGGCTTTGCGCTTGTCACCTACCTACTCATATTGCTGTTTAGCTCCCTGATCATCTCTGTGGTTCTGCTGGAAGAAAGCCTCCATGAGCCCATGTACACTCTCATAGCCAACCTCATGCTAAATGGGATATTTGGGGCTTCATGCTTCCTCCCAAAGTTAATACTGGACTTGTTCTTATCATCCAAAGTGATCTCAAGAGCCGCCTGTTTCATTCAGTCCTTCTCTGTGACCCTTTTTGCCTTATGTGAGATCTCCACATTCACCATCATGGCGTACGACACCTATTTAGCCGTGTGCCACCCATTACGCTATCCCACCCTGATGACCAATAAAACTGCTCTGAAACTTATTGCAGGATTTCTGATCTTCAATATCACCTGTTTATTGATTAGCAATCTGCTGTCTGCCAGGCTCCCTCTGTGCGGCTCTCACATTAACAACTACATTTGTGATAACTTGTCCATCTTTATCCTGTCCTGCGTCGATAACTCAATCAATAAGTTATATTCGGCCACAGTGTTTGCAATTGATATCTCGGCCACTGTTTTAGTCATTGCCTATTCCTATGTGCGGATACTTCACATCTGCTTTAAGATCTCCAAGAGCGCCAGTAAGAAAGCCATTCACACCCTGGTGACCCACTTCTCCAACTTTTCCATTTTCTTGGtgggatttttattcttatttattcgaTACACACTCAAGAACATTAACCTGCCTCTGATTTTCCACGTTCTGCTCTCTATAACCGGCTCAACCATTCCTCTTCTTTTCAACCCCCTCATATATGGAATAAGGACAAAAGCGCTGAAAATTAAAGTGATTTCCcactttcagaaaataattcgGGAAATATGA